A single Garra rufa chromosome 9, GarRuf1.0, whole genome shotgun sequence DNA region contains:
- the LOC141343399 gene encoding B-lymphocyte antigen CD20, producing MRYTFKPDDCMVISIPLGSIRNMREGQLMPEKFTCVFKDTYKVFLRGRPKELGAAQLSIGVFVICIGSLITLQYGPSHLVYTLPSALFIASGILSFAAGNSPFMPVVKLSFIFNIISLFWSITAIILSPFLDEGHPGSPVSHETNSKRNMFVGLKVVIGVLCGLELILALVLIYWESKAVCRAHFNTLPLITIKQDN from the exons ATGCGCTACACGTTTAAGCCGGATGACTGTATGGTCATCAGCATTCCTCTGGGAAGCATCAGGAACATGAGAGAGGGCCAGCTGATGCCTGAGAAGTTCACCTGCGTCTTCAAAGACACTTATAAGGTCTTTCTCAGAGGACGACCAAAAGAACTCGGG GCGGCTCAGCTGAGCATCGGAGTGTTTGTCATCTGCATCGGCAGCCTCATTACTCTCCAATACGGCCCGTCTCATCTAGTGTACACCCTACCTAGTGCCCTG TTCATTGCAAGTGGCATTCTGTCATTCGCAGCTGGAAATTCTCCATTCATGCCTGTG GTGAAGCTGTCCTTCATATTCAACATCATCAGCCTGTTCTGGTCCATCACAGCTATAATTCTCAGTCCGTTTTTAGATGAAGGACATCCGGGTTCG cCTGTCAGCCATGAAACCAATTCAAAG AGAAACATGTTTGTTGGGCTGAAGGTGGTGATCGGTGTGTTGTGCGGGTTGGAGTTGATTCTGGCTCTGGTTCTGATCTACTGGGAGAGTAAAGCCGTGTGCAGAGCTCATTTCAACACTCTG CCCTTGATCACCATCAAGCAAGACAATTGA
- the LOC141343425 gene encoding uncharacterized protein, whose product MAKADIEMDIRRHEDSARGRPDDEGPLIKYYRASEVLPGPVPALNQLLRKGPATCAAIQTSSGILSFGIGVVFAASFTISDHFLTLFRVPIITGIIFIFAGILSNLLYKHPELLQTCFIANIGCLIISGIGTILLIVDLQQGGDTIEKKMEALVLCVTLMDMLIAAVLIYWFYREKRDHKQ is encoded by the exons ATGGCAAAGGCAGATATTGAGATGGACATTCGGAGACACGAGGACTCAGCGCGAGGAAGACCCGATGATGAAGGGCCGCTCATTAAGTACTACCGCGCCAGCGAGGTCCTTCCGGGCCCCGTTCCGGCGCTGAACCAGCTCCTCAGGAAGGGACCCGCAACCTGCGCT GCCATTCAGACGTCCAGCGGGATTCTGAGTTTCGGGATTGGGGTCGTATTTGCAGCGTCATTCACGATCAGCGATCATTTCCTGACTTTATTCCGAGTTCCCATCATTACTGGAATAATT TTTATCTTCGCTGGAATCTTGTCGAATCTTCTGTACAAACACCCTGAGCTTCTGCAG ACTTGTTTCATCGCTAACATCGGGTGTCTGATCATCTCTGGGATCGGAACGATTCTCCTGATCGTTGATCTTCAACAAGGTGGAGATACAATTGAGAAAAAG ATGGAGGCTCTGGTGCTGTGTGTGACTCTGATGGACATGCTCATCGCGGCGGTGCTCATATACTGGTTTTACAGAGAGAAGCGCGACCATAAGCAGTGA